Below is a genomic region from Sphingopyxis terrae subsp. terrae NBRC 15098.
AAGGCCAAGAAGATGGTTGCCGCCGCCAAGCTGCGCAAGGCGCAGGCCGCGGCCGAAGCTGCGCGGCCCTATGCCGAGCGGCTCGAAGGCGTCGTCGCCAGCCTCGCCTCCAAGGTCGGCGCGTCGGATTCGGCGCCCAAGCTGCTGTCGGGTACCGGCAAGAGCGACACCCACCTGCTGGTCGTGCTCAACAGCGACCGCGGCCTCGCCGGCGCGTTCAACTCGAACATCGTCAAGGCGGCACGCGACAAGGCTCTGGCGCTGCAGGCCGAAGGCAAGACGGTTCGCTTCTTCCTCGTCGGCCGCAAGGGCCGGCCGGTGATCGCCCGCCTCTTCCCCGGCCAGATCATCGAGAATTACGAAACGACCGGCATCCGCGATATCGGCTTCGATCAGGCGAACGAGATTTCAGCGAAGGTGATGGAGCTTTACGAAGCCGGCGCCTTCGACGTCGCGCACCTCTTCTATTCGAAGTTCCGCTCGGCGCTGCTTCAGATCGCAACCGGCCAGCAGATGATCCCGGTTCCGCCGCCCGCTGACGTTCCGGCGTCGAGCGGCGCTGCGGTCGAATATGAACCGGGCGAGGAAGAAATCCTTGCTGACCTCTTGCCGCGCAACGTCACCATCCAGATCTTCAAGGGCCTCCTTGAAAACGCCGCGTCCGAACAGGGCGCGTCGATGACTGCGATGGACAATGCGACGCGCAACGCGGGCGAGCTGATCAACAAGCTGACCATCGTTTACAACCGCACGCGTCAGGCGGCGATCACCACCGAACTTATCGAGATTATCGCGGGCGCCGAAGCGCTCTAACCGATCAACCCAAGGAAGAAGACCATGGCTACCGCTCCCGCTGAAAAGAAGGCTCCCGCCAAGAAGGCCGCCGCGCCCAAGGCTGCTGCGCCGAAGAAGGCCGCAGCGCCGAAGGCTGCTGCGACCGGCACCGCGACCGGCCGCGTTGCACAGGTCATCGGCGCCGTCGTCGACGTCCAGTTCACCGGCCCGCTGCCCGCCATTCTGAACGCGCTCGAAACCGACAACAATGGCAACCGCCTCGTCCTCGAAGTCGCGCAGCACCTTGGCGAGAACACCGTCCGCACGATCGCGATGGATGCGACCGACGGCCTGACCCGCGGCCAGCCCGTCACCGACACCGGTGCGCAGATTTCGGTTCCCGTCGGCCCGCAGACGCTCGGCCGCATCCTCAACGTCATCGGTGACCCGATCGACGAGCGCGGCCCGGTGAACAGCGACATGACCGCACCGATCCACGCCAAGGCTCCCGAATTCGTCGACCAGTCGACCGAAGCGGCGATCCTGGTCACCGGCATCAAGGTCATCGACCTGATCGCGCCCTACGCCAAGGGCGGCAAGATCGGCCTGTTCGGCGGCGCCGGCGTCGGCAAGACCGTTCTCATTCAGGAACTGATCAACAACATCGCCAAGGGCCACGGCGGCGTGTCGGTGTTCGCGGGCGTCGGTGAACGCACCCGCGAAGGCAACGACCTCTATCACGAATTCCTCGACGCCGGCGTTATCGCCAAGGACGCCGACGGCAACCCGACCCCCGAGGGGTCGAAGGTGGCGCTGGTGTTCGGCCAGATGAACGAACCCCCGGGTGCGCGTGCTCGCGTCGCGCTCTCGGGCCTGACCATGGCCGAATATTTCCGCGACCAGGAAGGCCAGGACGTTCTGTTCTTCGTCGACAACATCTTCCGCTTCACGCAGGCGGGTTCGGAAGTGTCGGCGCTGCTCGGCCGTATTCCTTCCGCCGTGGGTTACCAGCCGACCCTGTCGACCGACATGGGCGCGCTTCAGGAACGCATCACCTCGACCACCAAGGGCTCGATCACGTCGGTGCAGGCCATTTACGTCCCCGCGGACGACTTGACCGACCCGGCTCCCGCCACCTCCTTCGCTCACTTGGACGCGACCACGACGCTGAGCCGCGCGATTTCGGAACTCGGCATCTATCCCGCGGTCGACCCGCTCGATTCGACCAGCCGCGTGCTGACCGCCGCGACGGTCGGCCAGGAGCATTACGAAACCGCCCGCCGCGTTCAGGAAACGCTGCAGAAGTACAAGTCGCTGCAGGACATCATCGCGATCCTGGGCATGGACGAGCTTTCGGAAGAAGATAAGCTGGTCGTCGCCCGCGCGCGCAAGATCCAGCGCTTCCTGTCGCAGCCGTTCCACGTCGCCGAAGTCTTCACCGGCATCCCCGGCAAGTTCGTGCCGATCGAGGAAACGGTGAAGTCGTTCAAGGCCGTCGTCGACGGCGAATATGACCATCTGCCCGAAGCAGCCTTCTATATGGTCGGCGGCATCGACGAAGCGGTCGCCAAGGCCGCGAAGCTCGCCGAAGACGCGGCCTGAGGATAACGGCCCCTCCCTTTCGGGGGAGGGGTTGTAGGAATAGAGATATGGCTCTGAAGTTCGAACTCGTTACCCCCGCCCGCCTCGAGCGGTCGAGCGACGTCTATATGGTCACCGTGCCGGGCAGCGAAGGCGATTTCTCGGTGCTCGAAGGCCATGCGCCCTTCATGGCGACGCTGCGCAACGGCCCGCTGACCATCTATGCGACGAACGGCGCCCAGCCCGAAACGATCGAGGTCGAAGGCGGCTTTGCCGAAGTGAACGAAGCCGGCCTCACCGTCCTCGCCGAACATATCGCCGGCTGACGCCGCGCGTCGCTTGCCGGATCGAAAAGGGGCCTTGCGGCCCCTTTTTTTGTCGGCGGTGCCGGGGCGGGTCGCCTAATCGCGCTGCGCCGCGAGGCGATCGAGCGCCGCAGGGTCGCGGATGGTGATACGGTTGTAATCGATGGCGATCAGCCCCGCCTCCTCGAACCCGCGCAACAGCTTGTTCACGCTCTGGCGCGTGACGCCGAGCATCGCGCCCAACTGCTCCTGCGGCAATCGCAAACCCAAGTCGGTCCCCTGTTCGCCCGCGATGCCGTGGATGCGCGCGAGGTCAGCGAGCGTCCACGCCATGCGCTGGTCGAGCGATCCGAGCTGCTGGTCGTTGAGCAGCCGCAGGCTGTCACCCTGCCGCGCGCACATGAGCAGCGCGATGTCACGCCACAGGATCGGATCGGTGTCGAGGATCGCGCGCAGCCCGGCCACCGGCAGATGCACCAGCGTCGTATCCTTATGCGCGCGGTAGGCGAAACGGATCGGCGGATTGTCGAGCAGACGAACGAGCGCGAGCACTTCGAACGGTCCCGACAGGCTGAGCACGAACTTGCGTCCGGCGGCGCTGCCCCGGCTGACCTCGACCCCGCCTGCCGCGATCACGAAAATGTCGCGTTGTTCGGGATCGCGCGCGAAGATTTCGGCGCCGCGCGGATAGTCGGCGCTGCGCGCGATGCGGGCGAGGTCGGCAAGCCGCGCCTCCGGCCAGGCAGCGAAGAGCGGACAGCGGCGCAGCACGGCCAGCCGGTCGCCGTGCGTCGGCGCTGTGTCTTCCCCCACGCTTTCCCGCGACCGCGACGCCATCACCCGTCCTCCCGGCGCCCATAGTAGGATGCGGCGGCAATTTTCCCAACGAGATTGTCGGCCCGATGACAGACTGCGCCCGCCTGCCCCGCTACGGCGCCAATGCAAAGGTGGAAAGAGGAGTGAGGTCCTATGAAATATCTGTTGGCGCTGCTGGCGATGCTCGCGGGCACGCTGTCGGGCCCGGCCGTGCAGGCGGCCCCCGCGAGCGAGGAGGAGGCCTATGAGATCGGCCTCGACGCCTATACCTATGGCTATCCGATGGTGCTGATGGACACGACCCGGCTCGTATCGACCAATGCCGGTGCGCCCGGACGGCTGCGCGCGCCGATGAACGATTTCTCGCATATGCGAACCTATCCCGACGCGACCTTCAAGGATGTCGTGCGCCCCAACGCCGACACGCTTTATTCCTCGCTATGGTATGACGTGGGCAAGGACCCGCTCGTCCTGACGCTGCCGAAGACCGCCGGCCGCTATCATGTGGTGCCGATCATGGACATGTGGACCGAGGTGTTCGCGACGCTGGGCACGCGCACCACGGGCAACGACGGTGGTACCGTCGCTCTGGTCGGTCCGCATTGGCAGGGCAGGCTGCCCCAGGGGATGCGGATGGTGCGCAGCCCGACCGACATGGGGTGGATCATCGGGCGCATCCAGACCAACGGCCCCGCCGATTACGACCATGTCCACAGCCTGCAGGCAGGCTATGATGCTGCGCCGCTGTCGCAATGGGGCAAACCGCGCGCCGTCACAATGCCGAAGGTCGACAGCAGCGTCGACATGAAGACCCCGCCGGTGATCCAGGTCGCACAGATGACGCCCGGCGCCTTTTTCGCGCGCTTCGCTGAGGTGATGAAGCGCAATCCGCCGCACGCGACCGATTACGCGATCCTGCTGCGCATGGAGCGCGTCGGGCTGGTTCCGGGACAGGATTTCGACCTCGCAAAGGCCGATCCGGCGGTCCAGCGCGGCCTGACGCGCGCCGCGGCCGACGCCTATCAGCGGATGCTCGATCGCCGTAAACGGCTGGCGCTGACGCGCAACAATTGGGTCGCGCTGGGCAATGCGCTGGGCGTCTATGGCAATGACTATCTCCAACGCGCCTTCGTTGCCTATGCCGGGCTGGGTGCGCTGCCGCCCGAGGAAGCCATCTACCCGATGGCGCCGCTCGACAGCGAGGGCAAGCCGCTGACCGGTGCCGCACGCTATGTGCTGCATTTCGACAAGGACCAGCTTCCGCCCGCTGACGCCTTCTGGTCGCTGACCATGTATGGCGAAGATCAGTTCTTCGTCGACAATCCGATCGGCCGCTATGCGATCGGCGATCGCGACAAGCTGGCGTTCAATGCCGACGGATCGCTCGACCTCTATATCCAGAAGGACGACCCCGGCGCCGACAAACAGGCCAACTGGCTGCCCGCCCCCGCCGGGTCCTTTTCGATGAACCTGCGCCTCTACCTGCCCGAGCGCGCGGCGCGCGAAGGCCGCTGGACGCCGCCCGCAATCAAGCGGCTGCCCTGAAGCGGATTGAGGTAAGGCGAAGCGGGCCTGCCGCGCCGACGGCTATTTGTCGACGACGAGGCAGGCCTGTCCGCTCTTCTGGAGCGTAGCGCAAAAGCCCTGGGCATCGGCGCGGGTGGCAAAGCCAGTGGCGTGAAGCCGCGTGACCGACCCCGCCTTGACATAGGCGGGGGTCTGGGCCGCGACGGCGGGATATTTGCGCGCCAGCGTCGCCCACAATTTCTTCGCATTGCCATCAACGGCAAAGGCGCCGAGCTGTGCGCGCCAGGGGCCGGAGGTTGCGACGCGCACCGGCGCGGGCTTGGCCGCGGCATCGGGCGTCGCCGCCGGTTCGACGCGGATACGTTTGGGCGCCGGAGCCGCGGCCGGGGTTGCCGGCAGCGGGCCCGCCAGCGGCGGCGCAGCATAGCTGGTCCCTGGCTTGGCGGCGGCCGTCGCGGCGACGCCATCGGCTCTCGCTTCGCTCGCGGCGGTGGCGGCGTCGCGCGCCTTGGCGGGCTTCGCGGCGGAGGGCTGCGGTTCGATCAGCGGCGGCGGCGTATAGCTCGCGCCCGGTTGGGAGGCCGGCAGGCGGGCCGTGCGGATCGTCGGCGCGGGCGCTGCGTCGGGCGCCGGGGCGCCCGCACTGACCGCCGCGAGACGCGCACGCGCTTCGTCCTTTTCCATCTGCGGCAGCATGGCGAGCCCGCGCTGACGCTGGTCGAGCGGCACGAGCTGGTCGAGCTGGACCAGCCGCGCCGAGGCGACAGTCAGCCCGGCATCGCTGGCGCGTTTCGTCAGCGCATAGCTGCGCGGCCAGTCCTTGGCGATGAGGTCGCCGTTGAACAGCGCGGTGCCGAGTACATATTGCGCGCGCGGCTCGCCGCGTTCGGCCGAGCGGATGATATAGGGCATCGCCTCCTTCTGCCGCCCGGCGGTGAAGATGACGAGGCCAAGATTATCCTCAGCCTGGAGATGGCCCTGTTTTGCGGCGCGGCGATACCAGCTTTCGGCCTGCACCAGATCGACCGCCACACCGCGCCCGAGCTTGTACGCCTGGCCCAGATTGAACTGCGCATCGGCATCGCCGGCGAGCGCCAGCGGCCGCCATTCGGCCACCGCCTTCGCAAAATCGCCGGCCTGCCACGCGTCGACGCCATCCTTGACGTCCGCGTGAGCGGGCAGCGCGAAAGCGAGGGCCGAAGCGATCGGGAGCGCGAGGCGCAGCGCGGTGCGAAATGAACGCATCTTATTCTCCAATGACTTGCGCCGCACCGGGCGGCCGGCCGTCGCGGCAGCCGGTCCTAACCCCAAATGGCTAACAGCCCCTTAGCATAGAGGCCGGGCGCAGCGAAGTTGCCCCGCTTCGGCACATGTCGTTACTGACGCCTTGTTAACCAGATTTCTGCGCAATTCGTTCACCTTCTTTTTATCATCGTTAACCCAATTTTAGCTCCCTGCATGGCATTCCCCCGCCAATTCGTTGATTTTTTCAGGGGGACAGCAGTGCGCGTTCTGGCATTGGCTTCACAAAAGGGCGGGTCGGGCAAGACGACCCTGTCGGGGCATCTGGCGGTGCAGGCCCAGCTTGCAGGCGCCGGTCCGGTCGTCCTGATCGACATCGATCCGCAGGGTTCGCTTGCCGACTGGTGGAATGAACGCGAGACCGATCTGCCGGCCTTTGCGCAGACGACCGTCGCGCGGCTGGCGTCCGACCTCGAGATATTGCGCCAGCAGGGCTTCAAGCTCGCGGTCATCGACACACCGCCCGCGATCACCATGGCGATCCAGAGCGTGATTTCGGTCGCCGAGCTGATCGTCGTCCCGACGCGTCCGAGCCCCCACGACCTGCGCGCCGTCGGCGCCACCGTCGACCTGTGCGAACGCGCGGGCAAGCCGCTGGTGTTCGTCGTCAACGCGGCAACCCCGAAAGCCAAGATCACAAGCGAAGCGGCGGTTGCGCTGTCGCAGCACGGCACCGTCGCGCCGGTGACGCTGCACCATCGCACCGATTATGCGGCTTCGATGATCGATGGCCGCACGGTGATGGAGGTCGATCCGAACAGCCGTTCGGCCGACGAGATCCGCCAGCTTTGGACCTATATAAACGACCGGCTGGAAAAGAATTTCCGCCGCACCGTCTTCTCCGCCCCGATGCCGGCACAGCCCGGCTACGGCACCGTCCGCCCGATGGGCGGCGGTTTCGGCCGCCGCATGGCCGGCCAGTGAACGGGGGAGTAGAAAAAATGGGCGAACCCAAACCCCTCGCATCGCTGAGCGCCGGACTGCTGGCCCGCAAGGGCGCTGCACGGCCTGCCATGCGCCGCCAGCCACTCGGCAGCGGCCCCGCCGCGACCTTCGGCCAGCAGGGCTATGACGATCTGGGCTGGAACGACATGGGCTATGATGTCGATCCGCAGCAGTCGACGGAACCGGCACGTATGGTCGATCTGAAGCCGCTGCTCGCCGGATCGGTGCTCGATCACAATGCCGCTGCCGAACATGCGGTCGACGCCAGCACCGGCCACGAGCTGATCGCCGAAGAAACGGCCGACCTGACGCCCGCCGACATGGCGCCGCTCGATCCGACGCCGGTCGATCTGACTGGCGCGCCGGCGGCCGACTTTGCTCCCGAAGCAGTCGAAGTTCCCGAAATCGTTCGCCAGCAGGAATCGCTGATCGAGCGCGTCGCGGCCGTGGCCCGCAAGGTCGAGGCGCGGCCCGAGCCCAAGGCGAAGAAGGACAAGGCGCCGCGAACGCAGCGCGCTCGCGAAAAAGCGGCGTTCACGCTCCGCCTCGATGCCGAACGCCATTTGCGCCTGCGCCTTGCGAGTGCGGTGACCAACCGGTCGGCGCAGACGATCCTGACCGAACTGCTCGACGATTATCTGTCGGCCTTGCCCGAAATCGACGCGATGGCGAGCCGCCTGCCCGCCGCGCGCCCGCTGCGCAAGTCGGCCTGATCCGGACCAGATAAAGGGGGACCTGACATGAACCGCAACATGCTGATGAAGCTGGCCGTTTCGGGCTTTGTCCTGGGCGTTACCACGACCGGGTGCGCCGCACCGGGCAAGGTCGCCGCGGGGCCGAACGACGCCGCGGGCAAGCCCGAGGTTGCCGCCGCGTCGGCCGAGAAGGCGCGCGCCGCCCTTGAGGATGGCAAGGTCAGCAAGGCGGTCGGTCTTGCCGAAGCCGCGGTCGCGGCGAGCCCACGCGACGGCCATTACCGCGCGCTGCTCGGTCAGGCCTATCTGAACGACGGACGCTTCGCCTCGGCGACCGACGCCCTGTCGGAAGCGATGGAGCTGGGCGTCAAGGACAGCAACACGGTGCTCGCAATGACGCTGGCGCATATCGCGCAGGGCAAGACATCGCAGGCGGTGTCGCTGCTCAAGGAAAATTTCGATACCGTTCCGGCCCCCGACCTCGGCCTCGCGCTCGCGCTGGCCGGAGACACCGAATCGGCAATCTATATCCTGACCGAAGCCGCGCGCGCCGAAGGCGCGACCGCGCGCACGCGGCAGAATCTGGCGCTGGCGCTTGCCCTGTCGGGCCGCTGGGCGCAGGCGCGCATCGTCGCGTCGCAGGATCTGTCGCTCGCGAAGGTGGAAACGCGCATGGCCGAATGGTCGAAACTGGCCGAACAACCCAATTCGCAGCTTCGCGTCGCGAGCCTGATCGGCACGACGCCGCAACAGGATGCCGGTATGCCGGTGCGCCTTGCGCTCAGCAACTTCGCCGGTACGCAGATGGCCGCCGCCGATACCGCGCCGGCCGCCGACGCCCCGGTTCTGGCGAGCGCCGATCCCGCGCCGGTCGGTCAGTTTGCGCCGCCGCCGCCGCTGCTCGCCAGTGCCGACAGCGCGATCCGCACGGTCGAACTGCCGATGCCGCAGCGCGACGCCAATGGCGTCGTGCCGGTCACCGATCTGCCGCAGCCCAAGGCCGCGCCCGTCATCATGGCCGACGCCAAGCCCTATCGCGCCGCGCCGCGCGTCGCGGGCGATTATGTTCGCAAGCCGTCGCCCGAAGCGAAGGAACTGGCCGCGAAGGTCATGCCGCGCGTCGCCGCCTTCGATGCCGCCAGGCCGCAGGGCTGGGCCGTCCAGCTCGGCGCCTATGACAGCCTGGGCATCGCCAAGGAAAAGTGGGGCGTGTTGAAAAAGCGCAACGGCGTGCTGGCCGCTTATCCGGCTTCGAGCCATTCAGCGGTCGTCGATGGCCGCACCTTCTTCCGCTTGACCGTCAACGGTCTCGGCTCGCGCGCCGACGCCGTGAAGCTGTGCCGCAGCCTCAAGGCCCAGGGCCAGAGCTGCTTCGTCCGCGAAATGGGCGGCAGCGAGGCGATCCAGTGGGCATCGGCGGGCAAGCCGGTGCGCATGGCCGCGCGCTGAACAAAGTTATCCCCTTCCACCAGAGGAAGGGGTTTAGGGGGGAAAGGGGCGTAGCCGGGGGGCCGCGCCCCTTTCGCGTCTGC
It encodes:
- a CDS encoding SPOR domain-containing protein; amino-acid sequence: MNRNMLMKLAVSGFVLGVTTTGCAAPGKVAAGPNDAAGKPEVAAASAEKARAALEDGKVSKAVGLAEAAVAASPRDGHYRALLGQAYLNDGRFASATDALSEAMELGVKDSNTVLAMTLAHIAQGKTSQAVSLLKENFDTVPAPDLGLALALAGDTESAIYILTEAARAEGATARTRQNLALALALSGRWAQARIVASQDLSLAKVETRMAEWSKLAEQPNSQLRVASLIGTTPQQDAGMPVRLALSNFAGTQMAAADTAPAADAPVLASADPAPVGQFAPPPPLLASADSAIRTVELPMPQRDANGVVPVTDLPQPKAAPVIMADAKPYRAAPRVAGDYVRKPSPEAKELAAKVMPRVAAFDAARPQGWAVQLGAYDSLGIAKEKWGVLKKRNGVLAAYPASSHSAVVDGRTFFRLTVNGLGSRADAVKLCRSLKAQGQSCFVREMGGSEAIQWASAGKPVRMAAR
- a CDS encoding ATP synthase F1 subunit epsilon — protein: MALKFELVTPARLERSSDVYMVTVPGSEGDFSVLEGHAPFMATLRNGPLTIYATNGAQPETIEVEGGFAEVNEAGLTVLAEHIAG
- a CDS encoding DUF1254 domain-containing protein, with product MKYLLALLAMLAGTLSGPAVQAAPASEEEAYEIGLDAYTYGYPMVLMDTTRLVSTNAGAPGRLRAPMNDFSHMRTYPDATFKDVVRPNADTLYSSLWYDVGKDPLVLTLPKTAGRYHVVPIMDMWTEVFATLGTRTTGNDGGTVALVGPHWQGRLPQGMRMVRSPTDMGWIIGRIQTNGPADYDHVHSLQAGYDAAPLSQWGKPRAVTMPKVDSSVDMKTPPVIQVAQMTPGAFFARFAEVMKRNPPHATDYAILLRMERVGLVPGQDFDLAKADPAVQRGLTRAAADAYQRMLDRRKRLALTRNNWVALGNALGVYGNDYLQRAFVAYAGLGALPPEEAIYPMAPLDSEGKPLTGAARYVLHFDKDQLPPADAFWSLTMYGEDQFFVDNPIGRYAIGDRDKLAFNADGSLDLYIQKDDPGADKQANWLPAPAGSFSMNLRLYLPERAAREGRWTPPAIKRLP
- the atpD gene encoding F0F1 ATP synthase subunit beta is translated as MATAPAEKKAPAKKAAAPKAAAPKKAAAPKAAATGTATGRVAQVIGAVVDVQFTGPLPAILNALETDNNGNRLVLEVAQHLGENTVRTIAMDATDGLTRGQPVTDTGAQISVPVGPQTLGRILNVIGDPIDERGPVNSDMTAPIHAKAPEFVDQSTEAAILVTGIKVIDLIAPYAKGGKIGLFGGAGVGKTVLIQELINNIAKGHGGVSVFAGVGERTREGNDLYHEFLDAGVIAKDADGNPTPEGSKVALVFGQMNEPPGARARVALSGLTMAEYFRDQEGQDVLFFVDNIFRFTQAGSEVSALLGRIPSAVGYQPTLSTDMGALQERITSTTKGSITSVQAIYVPADDLTDPAPATSFAHLDATTTLSRAISELGIYPAVDPLDSTSRVLTAATVGQEHYETARRVQETLQKYKSLQDIIAILGMDELSEEDKLVVARARKIQRFLSQPFHVAEVFTGIPGKFVPIEETVKSFKAVVDGEYDHLPEAAFYMVGGIDEAVAKAAKLAEDAA
- a CDS encoding Crp/Fnr family transcriptional regulator encodes the protein MGEDTAPTHGDRLAVLRRCPLFAAWPEARLADLARIARSADYPRGAEIFARDPEQRDIFVIAAGGVEVSRGSAAGRKFVLSLSGPFEVLALVRLLDNPPIRFAYRAHKDTTLVHLPVAGLRAILDTDPILWRDIALLMCARQGDSLRLLNDQQLGSLDQRMAWTLADLARIHGIAGEQGTDLGLRLPQEQLGAMLGVTRQSVNKLLRGFEEAGLIAIDYNRITIRDPAALDRLAAQRD
- a CDS encoding ParA family protein, with the protein product MRVLALASQKGGSGKTTLSGHLAVQAQLAGAGPVVLIDIDPQGSLADWWNERETDLPAFAQTTVARLASDLEILRQQGFKLAVIDTPPAITMAIQSVISVAELIVVPTRPSPHDLRAVGATVDLCERAGKPLVFVVNAATPKAKITSEAAVALSQHGTVAPVTLHHRTDYAASMIDGRTVMEVDPNSRSADEIRQLWTYINDRLEKNFRRTVFSAPMPAQPGYGTVRPMGGGFGRRMAGQ
- a CDS encoding SPOR domain-containing protein, which translates into the protein MRSFRTALRLALPIASALAFALPAHADVKDGVDAWQAGDFAKAVAEWRPLALAGDADAQFNLGQAYKLGRGVAVDLVQAESWYRRAAKQGHLQAEDNLGLVIFTAGRQKEAMPYIIRSAERGEPRAQYVLGTALFNGDLIAKDWPRSYALTKRASDAGLTVASARLVQLDQLVPLDQRQRGLAMLPQMEKDEARARLAAVSAGAPAPDAAPAPTIRTARLPASQPGASYTPPPLIEPQPSAAKPAKARDAATAASEARADGVAATAAAKPGTSYAAPPLAGPLPATPAAAPAPKRIRVEPAATPDAAAKPAPVRVATSGPWRAQLGAFAVDGNAKKLWATLARKYPAVAAQTPAYVKAGSVTRLHATGFATRADAQGFCATLQKSGQACLVVDK
- a CDS encoding F0F1 ATP synthase subunit gamma, with the protein product MASLKELKGRIVSVKSTQKITKAKKMVAAAKLRKAQAAAEAARPYAERLEGVVASLASKVGASDSAPKLLSGTGKSDTHLLVVLNSDRGLAGAFNSNIVKAARDKALALQAEGKTVRFFLVGRKGRPVIARLFPGQIIENYETTGIRDIGFDQANEISAKVMELYEAGAFDVAHLFYSKFRSALLQIATGQQMIPVPPPADVPASSGAAVEYEPGEEEILADLLPRNVTIQIFKGLLENAASEQGASMTAMDNATRNAGELINKLTIVYNRTRQAAITTELIEIIAGAEAL